In Quercus robur chromosome 11, dhQueRobu3.1, whole genome shotgun sequence, the following proteins share a genomic window:
- the LOC126705434 gene encoding bZIP transcription factor 29-like yields the protein MGDTEEANSDMMQRLQSSFGTSSSSILKQPLSMDQLNIPQLSPSLNRARHFQQNFGGDSGKRIGIPPSHPHQIPPISPYSQIPVSRPVNQQMGSQNFSPGPTHSRSLSQPSSFFSLDSLPPLSPSPFRDSSSMSMSEAGVSTDVSMEDRNAGSHSLLPPSPYSTRGDSPRIGESLPPRKAHRRSNSDIPFGFSSVMQSSPPLVPLRGPAGLERSVSGRENMGMAKPAQLVKRESSWERGGDNNAEGMGERKSEGEVVDDLFSAYMNLDTIDALNSSGTDEKTGNENREDLDSRASGTKTNGGDSSDNEAESSVNESGGSVPRGGLNSTAEKREGVKRSAGGDVAPTTRHYRSVSMDSFMGKLQFGDESPKMPPSPGTRPGQLSPNNSIDGNSNAFSLEFGNGEFSGAELKKIMANEKLAEIALTDPKRAKRILANRQSAARSKERKMRYISELEHKVQTLQTEATTLSAQLTLLQRDSVGLTTQNNELKFRLQAMEQQAQLRDALNDALTAEVQRLKLATAELGGEHPSKCMVSQLNHQMFQMQQQQSSTQMNIHQLQHQQQQQSQQQNGSTASKSESIQ from the exons ATGGGTGACACTGAAGAAGCTAATAGTGACATGATGCAAAGGCTTCAATCTTCATTTGGTACTTCTTCATCTTCCATTTTGAAACAACCTTTATCCATGGACCAACTTAACATACCCCAATTGAGCCCTTCACTAAACCGTGCACgccattttcaacaaaattttggtGGTGATAGTGGTAAAAGAATAGGTATACCACCTTCACATCCTCATCAGATCCCACCCATTTCACCTTATTCTCAGATCCCTGTGTCTAGGCCAGTGAACCAGCAAATGGGTTCACAGAATTTTAGTCCTGGGCCTACTCATTCACGATCTTTGTCACAGCCATCATCGTTTTTCTCGCTTGATTCGTTGCCCCCGTTGAGCCCTTCCCCTTTTCGGGACTCCTCGTCCATGTCTATGTCAGAAGCTGGGGTGTCAACTGATGTGTCAATGGAGGATCGGAATGCAGGTTCGCATTCATTGTTGCCTCCATCACCTTATTCTACAAGGGGTGATTCTCCGAGGATTGGGGAAAGTTTGCCCCCTAGGAAAGCTCATAGAAGGTCTAATAGTGATATCCCTTTTGGGTTTTCGAGTGTGATGCAATCATCACCGCCCCTTGTTCCGTTAAGGGGTCCTGCTGGTTTAGAGAGGTCGGTTTCTGGTAGAGAAAATATGGGGATGGCAAAGCCGGCTCAGTTGGTTAAAAGGGAATCGAGTTGGGAGAGAGGGGGTGATAACAATGCAGAAGGTATGGGTGAGAGGAAGTCAGAAGGGGAAGTTGTGGATGATCTGTTTTCTGCATATATGAATTTGGATACCATTGATGCATTGAACTCTTCAGGGACTGATGAGAAGACTGGTAATGAGAATCGTGAGGACTTGGATAGTAGAGCCAGTGGGACAAAGACTAATGGAGGAGATAGCAGTGATAACGAAGCAGAAAGCAGTGTGAATGAAAGTGGGGGCAGCGTGCCAAGGGGAGGACTGAATTCTACGGCTGAGAAGAGGGAAGGGGTCAAAAGGAGTGCAGGAGGAGATGTTGCTCCAACCACTAGACATTACAGAAGTGTTTCTATGGATAGCTTCATGGGGAAGCTGCAATTTGGTGATGAGTCACCTAAGATGCCACCTTCACCTGGAACTCGTCCTGGACAACTTTCACCCAATAATTCAATTGATGGTAATTCAAATGCCTTTAGCTTGGAGTTTGGAAATGGCGAGTTTAGTGGGGCAGAACTGAAGAAAATTATGGCAAATGAAAAACTTGCTGAGATAGCATTGACTGACCCAAAACGTGCAAAGAG GATTTTGGCAAATCGTCAATCAGCTGCTCGTTCCAAAGAACGAAAGATGCGGTACATTTCAGAGTTGGAACATAAGGTCCAGACTTTACAGACGGAAGCTACCACATTGTCTGCACAGCTTACATTATTGCAG AGAGATTCTGTTGGGCTCACAACCCAGAATAATGAGTTGAAGTTTCGTCTTCAAGCAATGGAACAACAGGCACAACTCCGAGATg CTCTAAATGATGCCTTAACTGCGGAGGTCCAACGGTTGAAGCTTGCTACAGCAGAGTTGGGTGGAGAGCACCCTTCTAAGTGCATGGTTTCACAGCTCAACCATCAAATGTTCCAAATGCAGCAGCAGCAGTCATCTACCCAGATGAACATTCATCAGTTACAACACCAGCAGCAGCAACAGTCACAGCAGCAGAATGGTAGCACAGCCTCAAAATCTGAGTCCATTCAATAG